One window of the Alphaproteobacteria bacterium genome contains the following:
- the pyk gene encoding pyruvate kinase, with translation MPALTRIVATIGPATATADAIKRLVKAGMNVARLNGSHNTLAWHAATIATLRRAAPQVPILLDVPGKKIRTAMLDHEPRFEAGDTIVLTTDTDYRGRDKVVVKHATLHELIVPGQRLFADDGTLEFEVTGIEGRDISCRAANAGTLRSRKGINLPGLDFGAVSLTPDDHNMMAFARKHGVDFVGISFVESAGHVGMIRAAAGADGPRIVAKVESARGIENLEEVVGACDAVMIDRGDLAVETDLATVTLQQKRILDAAIRAAKPVIVATEMLHSMIANPFPTKAEVADITNAVLDGCAAMMLSGETAVGDFPDKAVGLMRRVAAEVEPALSPARLPKPEGDATFAVGEAINLLCRTTPITKIVAITRTGHAARVIAAYYPTQPILAVSDDASAARRLALYRGVEGIPLPFRFTQHSADHIADAIEYLWQTGRVDDDDTILAAAVSYPRQGNRLNSIQIHRIADLVAALGWVRWTDAAAPRDMLKAMAEPRRGVRAHA, from the coding sequence ATGCCTGCGCTAACCCGAATCGTCGCCACGATCGGCCCCGCGACCGCGACGGCCGACGCCATCAAACGACTGGTCAAAGCCGGCATGAACGTCGCGCGCCTGAACGGCTCGCACAATACGTTGGCGTGGCACGCGGCAACCATTGCGACGCTGCGCCGCGCGGCGCCGCAGGTGCCGATCTTGCTCGACGTGCCGGGAAAGAAGATCCGCACCGCGATGCTGGATCACGAGCCACGGTTCGAGGCCGGCGACACCATCGTCCTGACGACCGACACCGACTACCGGGGCCGCGACAAGGTCGTGGTGAAACACGCGACGCTGCACGAGTTGATTGTGCCGGGCCAGCGCCTGTTCGCCGACGACGGCACGCTCGAATTCGAGGTGACCGGCATCGAGGGGCGCGATATTTCCTGCCGCGCCGCCAATGCCGGGACATTGCGCAGCCGCAAGGGGATCAACCTGCCGGGGCTCGACTTCGGCGCGGTCAGCCTGACCCCGGACGATCACAACATGATGGCCTTCGCGCGCAAACACGGGGTCGATTTTGTCGGTATCAGTTTTGTCGAATCGGCCGGCCACGTCGGCATGATCCGCGCCGCCGCCGGCGCGGACGGGCCGCGAATCGTCGCCAAGGTCGAAAGCGCCCGCGGGATCGAAAATCTCGAAGAGGTGGTGGGTGCGTGCGACGCTGTGATGATCGACCGCGGCGACCTCGCGGTCGAAACCGACCTCGCGACGGTGACGCTGCAACAAAAACGAATCCTCGACGCCGCGATCCGCGCGGCCAAGCCGGTCATCGTCGCCACCGAGATGCTGCACTCGATGATCGCCAATCCGTTTCCGACCAAGGCCGAGGTCGCCGATATCACCAACGCCGTCCTCGACGGGTGCGCGGCCATGATGCTGTCGGGCGAAACGGCGGTCGGCGACTTCCCCGACAAAGCGGTCGGCCTGATGCGACGTGTCGCCGCCGAGGTGGAACCGGCGCTGTCCCCGGCACGGCTGCCCAAGCCCGAGGGCGATGCGACCTTCGCGGTGGGCGAGGCGATCAACCTGCTGTGTCGCACGACGCCGATCACCAAGATCGTCGCCATTACCCGCACCGGCCATGCCGCGCGGGTGATTGCTGCCTACTACCCCACGCAACCGATCCTCGCGGTCAGCGACGATGCCTCCGCGGCGCGGCGCTTGGCGCTGTACCGCGGCGTCGAGGGCATCCCGCTGCCGTTCCGGTTCACCCAGCACAGCGCCGACCATATCGCCGACGCGATCGAGTACCTGTGGCAGACCGGCCGCGTTGACGACGACGACACGATTCTCGCCGCCGCGGTGAGCTATCCCAGGCAGGGCAACCGGCTGAACTCGATTCAGATTCACCGCATCGCGGACTTGGTCGCGGCGTTGGGTTGGGTGCGGTGGACCGACGCTGCCGCGCCACGCGACATGCTGAAGGCCATGGCGGAACCCAGGCGTGGGGTTCGCGCCCATGCTTGA